A genomic region of bacterium contains the following coding sequences:
- a CDS encoding TonB-dependent receptor gives MAKYLMASLLCLLFVSPLPAQTTGKIAGKVTDAQSGESLTGANILLEGTSRGATADLNGDFFIINLEPGTYTVRISMVGYETLRLQNVRVSVNRTFEVTAKLKATVLSGQEVTVIADRVAVKKDQTSSVRNVSSSQMEILPTESVSAVVAMQPGVVLGHFRGGRSDEVTYLIDGMQVDESYGRGGCTVDVEKDVVEDLEVITGIFSAKYGNAMSGVVNAVTKDGGRRYHGSASIGFGNYLTPHKDIFIGLEDSDFARRKDFQFALNGPILGDRLTFASNLRYQNNKGHLNGIRRFEPDNYSDYTSADSTQWYSEHTGDNAYVAMNTAKNLNVWGKLTMRPTAKIKTSLQYILNDDEGQGYSHSMKYNPDGRGTGYHTSHLASFQLNHMLSERAFYELKGSYVSDYNASYLFKNPYDKRYIHDLYSRSEGPGFSTGGQSKGHSERTLQDYTAKGDFVWQLHPQHSLEGGAQYSAKILENESYTIRNRYYGTAYENLWEIDPATGRRRYLFYEPMIMPDSTLWHQYYKVKPVELSAYLQDKMEFAEMVINLGVRLDYFDPKITYPSQWRNPSNQLSFPDNPERMSHPVTADPKYQISPRLGISYQLGKTALLRFGYGHFMQMPPLYAMYDNFARLVPADDYSTTMGNPQVRAQRTIQYEVGLWQELIPNMSLEVALFYRDIYDLLSARVLTTYNQIRYGLYSNKDYANARGLELKYEYITGRLSVVANYTLQFSRGNADTPTSTFSRAGAKQDPVNKMIPMSWDQRHTANMTIGYAMPRYGATMTVYYNSGSPFTWSPLSDSPLSRVNLYPNNEHIPSSISVDLSGHADLLRFAGIKLRATLLVYNLLDALNDSWVNSTTGRAYTAIIRATDRASHHSDFNTYEDRIHDPTMYSTPRLVKLGLEMVF, from the coding sequence ATGGCCAAATACCTGATGGCCTCCCTGCTCTGCCTGCTCTTCGTCAGTCCGCTGCCGGCGCAAACCACCGGCAAAATTGCCGGCAAGGTCACCGACGCCCAGAGCGGAGAGAGTCTGACCGGCGCCAACATCCTCCTCGAAGGCACCAGCCGGGGGGCGACCGCCGACCTCAACGGCGACTTTTTCATCATCAACCTTGAACCCGGCACCTATACGGTGCGCATCTCCATGGTCGGCTATGAGACCCTGCGCCTGCAGAACGTGCGCGTCTCGGTCAACCGCACCTTCGAGGTCACCGCCAAGCTCAAGGCCACCGTGCTCAGCGGCCAGGAGGTGACAGTCATAGCCGACCGCGTCGCGGTCAAGAAGGACCAGACCAGCTCGGTGCGCAATGTCTCCTCCAGCCAGATGGAGATCCTGCCGACCGAGTCGGTCAGCGCGGTTGTAGCGATGCAGCCTGGAGTGGTACTCGGCCATTTCCGCGGCGGCCGCAGCGATGAGGTCACCTACCTCATCGACGGCATGCAGGTCGACGAGTCCTATGGCCGCGGCGGCTGCACCGTCGATGTGGAGAAGGATGTCGTCGAAGACCTCGAGGTCATCACCGGCATCTTTTCCGCCAAATATGGCAACGCCATGAGCGGCGTCGTCAACGCCGTCACCAAGGACGGCGGCCGCCGCTATCACGGCTCGGCTTCCATCGGCTTCGGCAACTATCTCACCCCGCACAAGGATATCTTCATCGGTCTCGAGGACAGCGATTTCGCCCGTCGCAAGGATTTCCAGTTCGCCCTCAACGGACCGATCCTCGGCGACCGCCTCACCTTCGCCAGCAACCTCCGCTACCAGAACAACAAAGGCCATCTCAACGGCATCCGCCGCTTCGAACCGGACAATTACAGCGACTATACCTCCGCCGATTCGACCCAGTGGTACAGCGAACATACCGGAGACAATGCCTATGTGGCGATGAATACCGCGAAGAACCTCAACGTCTGGGGGAAGCTGACGATGCGGCCGACGGCAAAGATCAAGACCTCGCTTCAGTATATTCTCAACGACGATGAAGGCCAGGGTTACAGCCACAGCATGAAATACAATCCCGACGGTCGTGGAACCGGTTATCATACTTCCCATCTTGCTTCATTTCAGCTTAACCATATGCTCTCGGAGAGGGCCTTCTATGAACTCAAGGGCTCCTACGTCTCCGATTACAATGCCAGCTACCTGTTCAAGAATCCCTACGACAAACGCTACATCCATGACCTTTATTCGCGCAGTGAGGGACCGGGTTTTTCCACCGGCGGCCAGAGCAAGGGCCACAGCGAGCGCACCCTCCAGGATTATACCGCCAAGGGCGATTTCGTCTGGCAGCTGCACCCCCAGCACAGTCTCGAGGGCGGCGCGCAGTACTCCGCCAAAATCCTCGAGAACGAGTCCTACACCATCCGCAACAGATACTACGGCACCGCCTACGAGAATCTTTGGGAGATCGATCCCGCGACCGGTCGGCGGCGCTATCTCTTTTACGAGCCGATGATCATGCCCGATTCAACCCTCTGGCATCAATACTACAAGGTCAAACCCGTCGAACTGAGCGCCTATCTCCAGGACAAGATGGAGTTCGCCGAGATGGTGATCAACCTGGGCGTGCGCCTCGATTACTTCGATCCGAAGATCACCTACCCCTCCCAATGGCGCAATCCCTCCAATCAGCTCAGTTTTCCGGACAACCCGGAAAGGATGAGTCATCCGGTCACGGCGGATCCCAAGTACCAGATCAGCCCGCGCCTCGGCATCTCGTATCAGCTCGGCAAGACCGCCCTCCTGCGTTTCGGCTACGGTCATTTCATGCAGATGCCGCCTCTCTATGCGATGTACGACAACTTCGCCCGCCTGGTGCCGGCCGATGATTACTCCACCACGATGGGCAATCCCCAGGTGCGCGCGCAGCGGACAATCCAGTACGAGGTCGGCCTCTGGCAGGAGCTGATCCCGAACATGAGCCTCGAGGTGGCGCTCTTTTACCGGGATATCTATGACCTGCTCAGCGCCCGGGTGCTCACCACCTACAACCAAATCCGCTACGGTCTTTACAGCAACAAGGATTACGCCAATGCGCGCGGCCTCGAGCTCAAGTACGAGTATATCACCGGGCGCCTCTCGGTGGTGGCCAATTATACCCTCCAGTTCAGCCGCGGCAATGCGGACACGCCGACCAGCACTTTCAGCCGCGCCGGCGCCAAGCAGGATCCGGTCAACAAGATGATTCCGATGAGTTGGGACCAGCGCCATACCGCCAACATGACCATCGGCTATGCCATGCCGCGCTACGGCGCGACCATGACGGTTTACTACAACTCGGGCAGCCCCTTTACCTGGAGCCCGCTCTCCGACAGCCCGCTCTCGCGCGTCAATCTCTATCCCAACAACGAGCATATCCCGAGCAGCATCAGCGTCGACCTCAGCGGCCATGCCGATCTCTTGCGCTTTGCCGGCATCAAACTGCGCGCTACCCTGCTCGTCTATAACCTGCTCGACGCCCTGAACGATAGCTGGGTCAACAGCACGACCGGCCGCGCCTATACCGCCATCATCCGCGCGACCGACCGGGCCAGCCATCACAGCGATTTCAATACCTACGAGGACCGCATCCACGATCCGACCATGTACAGCACCCCGCGTCTGGTCAAATTGGGACTCGAGATGGTCTTTTAG
- a CDS encoding sugar ABC transporter permease → MKRNTLIPWFFLAPALGTLLVFFFLPALASLLLSFSDFDIYALGHFSRARWTGVENYSRLLRDPLFWKALGNTVYFVLAGGPLTILAALLAALGLNSRRLRLRDWFRLGYFTPVITSLVAVAVVWRYLYHPRFGLFNYLLSFAGIGPVNWLGDPVWAMPALILLAVWKNFGYYMMIFLAGLQTIPDYLYEAARLDGAGWWGQFRHVTLPQLAPTTFFVTLMTIIGYFQFFAESYVMTQGGPVNSTLSVVFYLYQQGFRWWRMGYASAIAFMLFFIIFFLALAQMAARRREATA, encoded by the coding sequence ATGAAACGCAACACCCTGATCCCCTGGTTTTTTCTGGCCCCGGCCCTGGGGACCCTCCTGGTTTTTTTCTTCCTGCCTGCCCTGGCCTCGCTGCTGCTCAGCTTCAGCGATTTTGATATCTACGCCCTGGGACATTTCTCGCGGGCGCGCTGGACCGGAGTGGAGAATTACAGCCGCCTTCTCCGGGATCCGCTTTTCTGGAAGGCGCTTGGCAATACAGTCTATTTCGTCCTCGCGGGTGGGCCGTTGACGATCCTCGCTGCCCTTCTGGCCGCCCTCGGCCTGAACAGCCGCCGCCTCCGGCTGCGCGACTGGTTCCGCCTCGGCTATTTCACCCCGGTCATCACCTCGCTGGTCGCCGTGGCCGTGGTCTGGCGTTATCTCTATCATCCCCGGTTTGGCCTCTTCAACTATCTGCTCTCCTTTGCCGGGATCGGGCCGGTCAACTGGCTTGGGGATCCGGTCTGGGCCATGCCGGCGCTGATTCTTCTGGCCGTGTGGAAGAATTTCGGCTATTACATGATGATTTTTCTCGCCGGGCTGCAGACCATCCCCGACTATCTCTACGAGGCCGCGCGGCTTGACGGTGCCGGCTGGTGGGGGCAGTTCCGGCATGTCACCCTGCCGCAACTCGCCCCCACGACCTTCTTTGTCACCCTGATGACGATCATCGGTTACTTTCAGTTCTTCGCCGAGTCCTATGTCATGACCCAGGGAGGGCCGGTCAACAGCACCCTCAGCGTCGTTTTTTACCTCTACCAGCAGGGATTCCGCTGGTGGCGGATGGGCTATGCCTCGGCGATCGCCTTCATGCTCTTTTTCATCATCTTTTTTCTGGCCCTGGCACAGATGGCGGCGCGGCGGCGGGAGGCGACGGCATGA
- a CDS encoding carbohydrate ABC transporter permease translates to MKEKWLQGAALHLIMLLGLAVVLLPFWWMVMASFMPGGEASTFPPRFWPSRWSLEHYMTLWQRLQISRYFLNSLILAGGVTLVSLLVNSLAGYAFAKYAFRGKRALFGLLLSSLVIPGQVTMLPVFLLLKQMGLLNSYFGIIIPGMASIFGIFLIRQYLEGVPDSLIEAARIDGAGDLRIYWTVILPLAKPILVTLALFTFMGTWNDFLWPLIVLNRQEMYTLPVAIANLMGEHAPDPELMMAGAVVTIVPILVLFLSLQKYYIQGILMGGLKE, encoded by the coding sequence ATGAAGGAAAAATGGTTACAAGGCGCTGCCTTGCATCTGATCATGCTGCTCGGATTGGCTGTGGTTCTGTTGCCCTTCTGGTGGATGGTCATGGCCTCCTTTATGCCGGGCGGTGAGGCGAGCACCTTTCCGCCGCGTTTCTGGCCTTCGCGCTGGAGCCTGGAGCATTACATGACGCTCTGGCAGCGCCTGCAGATCAGCCGCTATTTTCTCAACAGCCTGATCCTTGCCGGCGGGGTGACGCTGGTCAGCCTGCTCGTCAACTCCCTGGCGGGCTATGCCTTCGCCAAGTATGCCTTCAGGGGCAAGCGGGCGCTCTTCGGACTGCTGCTCTCGTCGCTGGTCATCCCCGGCCAGGTGACGATGCTGCCGGTCTTTCTGCTGCTCAAGCAGATGGGCCTGCTCAACAGCTATTTTGGCATCATCATCCCAGGGATGGCAAGTATTTTCGGCATTTTTCTCATCCGACAGTACCTCGAGGGGGTGCCCGACAGCCTGATCGAGGCGGCGCGCATCGATGGTGCCGGGGATTTGCGCATCTACTGGACCGTCATCCTGCCGCTGGCCAAGCCGATCCTGGTGACCCTGGCGCTCTTCACTTTCATGGGCACCTGGAATGATTTTCTCTGGCCCTTGATCGTCCTGAACCGTCAGGAGATGTACACCCTGCCGGTGGCGATTGCCAATCTTATGGGCGAGCATGCGCCTGATCCCGAGCTGATGATGGCCGGCGCCGTGGTGACCATTGTACCGATTCTGGTGCTTTTCCTTAGCCTGCAAAAGTACTACATTCAGGGGATCCTGATGGGCGGTTTGAAGGAGTAG
- a CDS encoding sugar ABC transporter substrate-binding protein, producing MRRYALFALPIVLIALGLACRRADTAKTVLDFWAMGTEGENIQRLLPDFYKNNPEIKVRVQNIPWGAAHDLLLTAFAGGSQPDLCQLGNTWIPEFQAIGAIRALDSFLADSAITRSGYFPGIWETNVIQGAVYGIPWYVDTRLLFYRSDLLAGAGYTRPPRNWDEWRDVSCRLVRQHPGRYALFLSTIFNDWQVPAILILQNNGRLLRDNDCFGAFSEPATLEALRYYISFFHDTLAVINMSEVANIFQGFNDGVFAMMVTGPWNVNEIRKRLPALSGRWSAAPLPARRNGASIAGGASLVIFNQCRRPEAAWKFIRYLSSIGTQQAFFRLTRDLPAVRRAWQLPEIAADTEIQGFYRQLEQVLPAPRIAEWEQVAVKMQEYLEQVIYRRLTLDEAVVRLDRDVDRILEKRRWMLARQLL from the coding sequence ATGCGCCGGTATGCCCTGTTCGCTCTGCCGATCGTCCTCATCGCTCTCGGCCTCGCCTGCCGCCGCGCGGACACCGCGAAGACCGTCCTCGATTTTTGGGCGATGGGGACCGAAGGAGAGAATATCCAGCGCCTGCTGCCGGACTTTTATAAAAACAATCCGGAGATCAAGGTGCGGGTGCAGAACATCCCCTGGGGTGCCGCTCACGATCTTCTCCTCACCGCCTTTGCCGGCGGCTCTCAGCCCGACCTCTGCCAGCTTGGCAATACCTGGATACCCGAATTCCAGGCCATCGGCGCCATCCGCGCGCTCGATTCCTTCCTCGCCGATTCCGCCATTACCCGCAGCGGCTACTTCCCCGGCATCTGGGAGACCAATGTCATCCAGGGCGCTGTCTACGGCATCCCCTGGTATGTCGATACCCGCTTGCTCTTCTACCGCAGCGATCTTCTTGCCGGGGCCGGATACACCCGGCCGCCGCGCAACTGGGACGAGTGGCGCGACGTCAGCTGCCGCCTGGTCCGCCAGCACCCAGGCCGCTATGCCCTCTTCCTCTCGACCATTTTCAACGACTGGCAGGTCCCCGCGATCCTTATCCTGCAGAACAATGGCCGCTTGCTCCGCGATAACGACTGCTTCGGCGCTTTCTCCGAGCCCGCCACCCTCGAGGCGCTGCGCTATTATATCTCCTTTTTTCATGATACCCTGGCGGTCATCAATATGAGCGAGGTGGCCAATATTTTTCAGGGCTTCAACGACGGCGTTTTTGCGATGATGGTCACCGGCCCCTGGAATGTTAATGAGATCCGCAAACGGCTCCCCGCTCTCAGCGGCCGCTGGAGCGCAGCGCCGCTCCCGGCACGGCGCAACGGCGCCTCGATCGCCGGCGGCGCCAGCCTGGTGATTTTTAATCAGTGCCGTCGCCCCGAAGCCGCCTGGAAATTTATCCGTTATCTCTCCAGCATCGGGACGCAGCAGGCTTTTTTCAGACTGACCCGCGACCTGCCGGCCGTCCGGCGCGCATGGCAGCTTCCCGAGATCGCCGCCGACACCGAAATCCAGGGCTTTTACCGCCAGCTCGAACAGGTATTACCCGCCCCGCGCATCGCCGAATGGGAACAAGTAGCGGTCAAGATGCAGGAATATCTCGAGCAGGTCATCTACCGCCGCCTCACCCTCGATGAGGCGGTGGTTCGCCTGGACCGAGACGTCGACCGCATTCTCGAAAAACGCCGCTGGATGCTCGCGCGGCAGCTGCTTTAG
- a CDS encoding glycoside hydrolase family 130 protein yields the protein MQRHPSNPVLTRQQIPNYPPHLTDVSAVFNPGAVLFRGETILLLRVQNRGRETYTLTARSRDGVHFTVAAPEITLRGLEKVTQPVFHCYDMRITPLEGRFYLMFAMDMEGGCRLGLAVTDDFSRFDFLGITSSEDTRNGVLFPERFDNLYLRLERPNRVQLENGPASGSTILLSASPDLLSWSPVGEVASGRFHYWDELIGSGPPPVKTRAGWLALYHGVATHFASANIYQAGVMLLDLQNPCKLLARSRYNILEPRESWELTGQVPNVVFPSGLVVEAYDDQGFARFDSPFRLYYGAADTAVGLVTGRVADLIEAATA from the coding sequence ATGCAGCGGCACCCCTCCAATCCCGTCCTGACCCGGCAGCAAATTCCCAATTATCCGCCCCATCTGACCGACGTCTCCGCGGTTTTTAATCCCGGTGCCGTGCTCTTCCGCGGCGAGACCATCCTGCTGCTGCGTGTCCAGAACCGCGGCCGCGAGACCTATACCTTGACCGCCCGCAGCCGCGATGGCGTCCATTTCACCGTCGCGGCCCCCGAAATCACCCTGCGCGGCCTCGAAAAAGTCACCCAGCCCGTCTTTCACTGCTACGACATGCGCATCACCCCCCTCGAAGGCCGCTTCTATCTCATGTTCGCCATGGATATGGAGGGCGGCTGCCGCCTGGGTCTGGCGGTCACCGACGATTTCTCCCGATTCGATTTTCTTGGCATCACCAGCAGCGAGGACACACGCAACGGCGTGCTCTTTCCCGAACGCTTCGACAACCTTTATCTCCGCCTAGAACGCCCCAACCGCGTCCAGCTCGAGAACGGCCCGGCCAGCGGCAGCACCATCCTCCTTTCCGCGTCGCCCGACCTGCTCTCGTGGAGCCCGGTCGGGGAGGTGGCCTCCGGCCGGTTTCACTATTGGGATGAGCTGATCGGCAGCGGCCCGCCACCGGTCAAGACCCGCGCCGGCTGGCTCGCCCTCTATCATGGTGTCGCCACCCACTTCGCCAGTGCGAATATCTACCAGGCAGGGGTGATGCTCCTCGACCTGCAGAATCCCTGCAAACTCCTGGCGCGCAGCCGCTATAACATCCTCGAGCCGCGCGAAAGCTGGGAACTTACCGGCCAGGTTCCCAATGTCGTCTTTCCCTCCGGCCTCGTCGTCGAGGCCTACGACGACCAGGGTTTTGCCCGTTTTGACTCGCCCTTCCGGCTCTACTACGGCGCCGCCGACACCGCGGTCGGCCTCGTCACCGGGCGGGTCGCCGATTTGATCGAAGCTGCGACGGCTTGA
- a CDS encoding LacI family DNA-binding transcriptional regulator has protein sequence MHKIAALAGVSIATVSRALNNSGPVKEATRARILQLASEYQYKPNPIARSLSTQQTDTIGLILPEMADEFFMDIIRGVDEEAYRAKRFLLVSSFHTERDIAETLLEFMGSGRADGVILMAPEGKNGLINTLRRSRRPMVLLNPPPEAEEFVYFKINNFQGAVAVLEHLFGHGFRRIGMITGPRGNSDAEERLNGCREALHHHDLPLHEQFIIPGDFSARSGYYAFMRLMSQREKPEAIFAANDMMAMGAYQAARSLHLRIPQDVALAGFDDIFLSQLLTPRLTTVHVPIAELASKAVRYLLQMINGEVDPEAPHHEELAAGLVIGGSCGCDGAAVIMPD, from the coding sequence ATGCATAAAATAGCCGCGCTGGCCGGCGTCTCTATCGCTACGGTCTCGCGCGCCCTCAACAACAGTGGACCGGTCAAGGAGGCCACGCGGGCGCGCATTCTGCAGCTGGCCAGCGAGTACCAGTACAAACCCAACCCCATCGCGCGTTCCCTCTCGACGCAGCAGACGGATACCATCGGCCTGATCCTGCCGGAGATGGCCGACGAGTTTTTTATGGACATCATTCGCGGCGTTGATGAAGAGGCCTATCGGGCCAAGCGCTTCCTGCTGGTCTCGAGTTTTCATACCGAGCGCGACATCGCCGAGACGCTGCTCGAGTTCATGGGCAGCGGCCGGGCGGACGGCGTCATCCTGATGGCCCCGGAGGGCAAGAATGGTCTGATCAATACCTTGCGCCGCAGCCGCCGGCCGATGGTTCTGCTCAATCCGCCCCCTGAGGCCGAGGAGTTTGTCTATTTCAAGATCAACAATTTCCAGGGGGCTGTCGCCGTCCTCGAGCATCTGTTCGGCCATGGCTTCCGGCGCATTGGCATGATCACCGGGCCGCGGGGCAACAGCGATGCCGAGGAGCGGCTGAACGGCTGCCGGGAAGCCCTTCATCATCATGATCTGCCGCTCCACGAGCAGTTTATCATCCCCGGCGATTTCAGCGCCCGCTCCGGCTATTACGCCTTTATGCGCTTGATGAGCCAGCGGGAGAAGCCCGAAGCCATTTTTGCCGCCAATGACATGATGGCCATGGGGGCCTACCAGGCGGCGCGCAGCCTGCACCTGCGCATCCCACAGGATGTCGCGCTGGCCGGTTTCGATGATATTTTTCTCAGCCAGCTGCTCACGCCGCGCCTCACCACCGTGCATGTGCCGATCGCGGAGCTGGCGAGCAAAGCGGTCCGGTACCTCCTGCAAATGATCAACGGCGAGGTGGATCCGGAGGCGCCGCACCATGAGGAATTGGCCGCGGGATTGGTGATCGGAGGCAGCTGCGGCTGCGACGGTGCAGCCGTTATCATGCCGGACTGA
- a CDS encoding PorV/PorQ family protein — protein MRILHWALALIGTVALVLPLRAQEPTRIGTTAANFLEIGYGTAGSAMGDAYVSMANDLTALYWNPAGLAAMKKNQALFVYQPWIAGIKTSFTGVGLNLNSYGTLSFGFTSVNYGDMKVTTMAMQEGTGELFSANDMAFSFAYARKLTNWFSFGGAGKYVRSSIWHTDASAMAIDLGVIINTYFFSPNGRREQGLNIGMSISNYGSRMRYDGIDLIHPIDILTDENGNFSDVPGRFHLSEWELPLIFRLGASVTPLYSDHHELILGFDAIHPNNNNESINLGAQYALTSPGFGRLFLRGGYKALFMDHSEFGPTFGAGVEMFTLHNTGVKIDYAWRDVGMLGNINTFGVMVMF, from the coding sequence ATGAGAATTCTACACTGGGCGCTTGCACTGATCGGCACGGTGGCCCTGGTCCTGCCGCTGCGGGCGCAGGAACCGACCCGTATCGGCACCACCGCGGCCAATTTTCTCGAGATCGGTTACGGCACCGCCGGATCGGCCATGGGCGACGCTTACGTGAGCATGGCCAACGATCTCACCGCCCTCTACTGGAATCCCGCCGGGCTGGCGGCGATGAAGAAAAACCAGGCCCTCTTCGTCTATCAACCCTGGATCGCCGGGATCAAGACCTCCTTCACCGGAGTCGGCCTCAACCTGAACAGCTACGGCACCCTCTCCTTCGGCTTCACCAGCGTCAATTACGGCGACATGAAGGTGACCACGATGGCGATGCAGGAGGGAACCGGCGAGCTTTTCTCGGCCAATGACATGGCCTTCAGCTTCGCCTATGCCCGCAAGCTGACCAACTGGTTCTCCTTCGGCGGCGCCGGCAAATATGTGCGCTCGTCGATCTGGCACACCGACGCCTCAGCCATGGCCATTGACCTCGGCGTCATCATCAATACCTATTTCTTTTCGCCCAATGGCCGCCGCGAACAGGGACTGAACATCGGCATGAGCATTTCCAATTACGGCTCGCGCATGCGCTATGACGGCATCGACCTGATCCATCCCATCGACATTCTCACCGACGAGAACGGCAATTTCAGCGATGTCCCAGGACGCTTCCATCTCTCCGAATGGGAGCTGCCCCTAATTTTCCGCCTCGGCGCCTCGGTGACGCCGCTCTACAGCGATCATCATGAGCTGATCCTGGGCTTCGATGCCATCCATCCGAACAACAACAACGAGTCGATCAATCTCGGCGCGCAGTATGCACTCACCTCACCCGGCTTCGGACGGCTCTTTCTGCGCGGCGGCTACAAGGCATTGTTCATGGACCATTCCGAGTTCGGACCGACCTTCGGCGCCGGCGTGGAGATGTTCACGCTGCACAATACCGGCGTCAAGATCGACTACGCCTGGCGTGATGTCGGTATGCTGGGTAATATCAACACCTTCGGGGTGATGGTGATGTTTTAA
- a CDS encoding ROK family transcriptional regulator, with the protein MKKIITGDYRLVKNLNSHIVLNLIRTRGPIYGADLAKITGMRPSTIMSILRNLEKKGLIFKSGTGASSVQGGRKPTLWEICGNYGYIIGLQVELNEVNGVLIDLNSRVLARSALPVEGVMTLEELNASIFRIVDTLLTPQKISRKNLLGMGIGVSGLVDYRNGIIVRTALLGEGPVPLKAALEKHFDFPILIENDANAAVMCEKWYGKGKNINELIYMLLVMDQQVFGVGYGLCLEGRIYRGAHMFAGETAPQPISIKQMLEQVAPELGEEVILNGRTLRKEKITLQELIDAAQNQDSLAIRYFQELGRIVARDLAHIINLLDPEMVLLGGEVSKVGDLLLNPVRNALYLDTRGMVMKDLDVKIETSTVVDAVAMGATTLILQTIFNGPLLQSESLL; encoded by the coding sequence ATGAAGAAGATCATCACCGGCGATTATCGTCTCGTCAAAAACCTCAACAGTCATATCGTCCTCAATCTCATCCGCACGCGCGGACCTATCTACGGCGCCGATCTGGCCAAGATTACCGGCATGCGCCCCTCGACCATCATGAGCATCCTGCGCAATCTCGAGAAAAAGGGGCTGATCTTCAAATCCGGTACCGGCGCTTCTTCGGTCCAGGGCGGCCGCAAGCCCACCCTCTGGGAGATCTGCGGCAATTACGGCTATATCATCGGCTTGCAGGTGGAACTCAACGAGGTGAACGGGGTGCTGATTGACCTCAATTCCCGCGTCCTCGCCCGCAGCGCCCTGCCGGTGGAGGGGGTGATGACGCTCGAGGAGTTGAACGCCTCTATCTTCCGGATTGTCGATACCCTGCTGACCCCGCAAAAGATCAGCCGCAAGAACCTCCTCGGCATGGGCATCGGGGTCTCCGGGCTGGTGGATTACCGCAATGGCATCATCGTCCGAACCGCCCTTCTGGGTGAGGGGCCTGTTCCTCTCAAGGCGGCCCTCGAGAAGCATTTTGATTTCCCCATCTTGATCGAAAATGACGCCAATGCCGCCGTCATGTGCGAAAAATGGTATGGTAAGGGCAAGAATATCAATGAGTTGATCTATATGCTCCTGGTCATGGACCAGCAGGTCTTCGGCGTCGGCTATGGACTCTGCCTCGAAGGCCGGATCTATCGCGGCGCCCATATGTTCGCCGGTGAGACTGCCCCGCAACCGATTTCTATCAAACAGATGCTCGAGCAGGTCGCCCCGGAACTCGGCGAGGAGGTGATACTCAATGGCCGCACCTTGCGCAAGGAAAAGATCACCCTGCAGGAGCTGATCGACGCCGCGCAGAACCAGGACAGCCTGGCCATCCGCTATTTCCAGGAACTGGGCCGGATTGTCGCCCGGGATCTGGCCCATATCATCAATCTGCTCGATCCCGAGATGGTCCTGCTCGGCGGCGAAGTGAGTAAAGTCGGCGATCTACTGCTGAATCCCGTCCGCAATGCCCTCTACCTGGATACGCGGGGCATGGTGATGAAGGATCTCGACGTCAAGATCGAGACCTCGACCGTGGTGGATGCGGTGGCGATGGGTGCGACGACGCTGATCCTGCAGACCATCTTTAATGGGCCCTTGCTGCAGAGCGAAAGTCTACTTTAA